Proteins co-encoded in one Pseudomonas beijingensis genomic window:
- a CDS encoding helix-turn-helix domain-containing protein, which yields MKKRDLFAEMMQGVEEMAAHRDGKITLRQISIEDKPAPEVSAQEIVALRDKLHMSQAVFAKSIRTSPGTLRNWEQEKSKPNAQAALLIKLVEKFPDMVERLGAV from the coding sequence ATGAAAAAGCGCGATCTGTTTGCCGAGATGATGCAAGGTGTCGAGGAGATGGCCGCTCACCGCGATGGCAAGATTACCCTTCGCCAGATATCGATCGAAGACAAACCGGCTCCCGAGGTGTCGGCCCAGGAAATCGTGGCGTTGCGCGACAAGCTCCACATGTCTCAAGCCGTTTTCGCCAAGAGCATCAGGACCAGCCCAGGTACCCTTAGAAACTGGGAACAGGAAAAATCCAAGCCTAATGCTCAGGCGGCTTTGTTGATCAAACTGGTCGAGAAGTTTCCAGATATGGTTGAACGGCTTGGCGCTGTTTGA
- a CDS encoding toxin — translation MRTLFFETTTFTSTVGNYLTDDEYRLLQSYMLQHPEVGDVMPRTGGFRKLRWFDERRGKGKRGGLRVIYYWLMNDRQFWMFAIYDKDELENLTSEQEKTLKRAIEAELKVRGTL, via the coding sequence ATGCGTACCCTATTTTTTGAAACGACTACGTTCACCTCTACGGTTGGCAATTACCTGACTGACGATGAATATCGCCTGCTTCAGTCCTATATGCTGCAGCATCCAGAGGTCGGTGACGTCATGCCACGTACCGGTGGCTTTCGTAAGCTGCGCTGGTTCGATGAACGTCGTGGCAAAGGGAAGCGAGGTGGGTTGCGAGTCATTTACTATTGGCTCATGAACGATCGTCAGTTCTGGATGTTCGCGATTTATGACAAGGATGAGTTGGAAAACCTGACCTCCGAGCAAGAGAAGACGCTCAAGCGTGCCATAGAAGCTGAGTTGAAAGTACGAGGTACCTTATGA
- a CDS encoding DUF72 domain-containing protein: MPTRPLPPSSRLYLGCAGWSLPREHWPAFAAEGTHLQRYSSRFPAVEINSSFYRPHRPATYAKWADSVAGDFRFSVKVPKQITHERRLIDCEGLVDEFLGQCSQLGGKLGCLLIQLPPSLAFEAAVAGAFFKALRDRYQGYAVLEPRHPSWLAPQAAAILQDECIGRVAADPSPLPGGDQPAGWPGIRYYRLHGSPRIYYSAYEDAWLERLAQALKADSDTPTWCIFDNTASGAATADALRLMDLMRD; this comes from the coding sequence TTGCCGACTCGACCTCTCCCCCCCTCATCACGTCTTTACCTGGGCTGCGCCGGCTGGTCGCTGCCCCGGGAGCATTGGCCGGCCTTCGCGGCGGAAGGAACGCATTTGCAGCGCTACAGCAGCCGATTCCCCGCCGTGGAGATCAACAGCTCGTTCTACCGCCCGCACCGACCCGCCACGTATGCAAAGTGGGCCGACAGTGTTGCCGGGGACTTTCGCTTTTCGGTCAAGGTGCCCAAGCAGATCACCCATGAACGGCGGCTGATCGATTGCGAAGGGCTTGTGGATGAATTCCTCGGGCAATGTTCGCAACTGGGGGGAAAACTTGGCTGCCTGTTGATTCAGTTGCCACCGTCGCTGGCCTTCGAGGCGGCCGTGGCCGGAGCGTTCTTCAAGGCCTTGCGGGACCGTTACCAGGGGTATGCGGTGCTTGAGCCGCGACACCCGAGCTGGCTCGCCCCCCAGGCTGCCGCGATCCTGCAAGACGAATGCATCGGCCGTGTCGCCGCCGACCCGTCGCCATTACCCGGCGGCGATCAACCCGCTGGCTGGCCTGGCATTCGCTACTACCGGCTGCACGGTTCGCCACGGATTTACTACTCGGCCTACGAAGACGCCTGGCTGGAGCGTCTCGCCCAAGCATTGAAAGCCGACTCCGACACACCGACCTGGTGCATTTTCGACAACACCGCCAGCGGCGCCGCGACCGCCGATGCGTTGCGACTGATGGACCTGATGCGAGACTGA
- the cyoD gene encoding cytochrome o ubiquinol oxidase subunit IV has translation MANAHSHDGHDAGHGSVKSYAIGFILSVILTVIPFGLVMYPSLPKSLTLWIILIFAVVQVLVHLVYFLHLDRSAAQRNNVVAFVFAAIVIVLLVGLSLWIMFSIHTNMMAH, from the coding sequence ATGGCTAACGCTCATTCTCATGATGGTCACGACGCCGGCCACGGCAGCGTCAAGTCCTACGCCATCGGTTTCATCCTGTCGGTGATCCTGACCGTCATCCCGTTCGGCCTAGTGATGTACCCGTCGCTGCCCAAGAGCCTGACCCTGTGGATCATCCTGATCTTCGCCGTGGTCCAGGTATTGGTGCACCTGGTGTACTTCCTGCACCTGGACCGCTCCGCCGCCCAACGTAACAATGTGGTCGCGTTTGTCTTTGCCGCGATCGTGATTGTCCTGCTGGTCGGCCTGTCGTTGTGGATCATGTTCAGCATCCACACCAACATGATGGCGCACTGA
- the cyoE gene encoding heme o synthase, translating to MSLKHFIQITKPGIIFGNVLSVAGGFFLASKGHVDLAIFLAAMIGTSLVVASGCVFNNCIDRDIDIKMERTKNRALVQGLIPVQLALAFATVLGVAGVALLYWVANPLAALFAVIGFVIYVGLYSLYLKRKSVHGTLVGSLSGAMPPVIGYVAVSNSFDIAALTLLVMFSLWQMPHSYAIAIFRFNDYLAASIPVLPVKRGIRVAKKHILLYILAFLVATLMLTFSGYAGMSYLAVAAAMGMYWLYMAWTGYKAVDDTVWARKLFVFSILTITALSVMMSLDFKVPSELLLTYAP from the coding sequence ATGTCCCTGAAGCACTTTATCCAAATCACCAAGCCGGGGATCATTTTCGGTAACGTGCTTTCTGTGGCAGGCGGGTTTTTCCTGGCCTCGAAAGGGCATGTCGATCTGGCCATCTTCCTGGCTGCGATGATTGGCACTTCCCTGGTGGTGGCGTCCGGTTGCGTGTTCAACAACTGCATCGACCGCGACATCGACATCAAGATGGAACGCACCAAGAATCGGGCGCTGGTCCAAGGCCTGATTCCGGTGCAACTGGCCCTGGCATTCGCCACGGTGCTGGGCGTGGCCGGCGTGGCGCTGCTGTACTGGGTGGCCAATCCGTTGGCGGCGTTGTTCGCGGTGATCGGTTTTGTCATCTACGTCGGCCTCTACAGCCTGTACCTCAAGCGCAAGTCGGTCCACGGCACGCTGGTGGGCAGTCTGTCGGGGGCGATGCCGCCGGTGATTGGCTACGTGGCGGTGAGCAACAGCTTCGACATCGCGGCGCTGACGCTGCTGGTGATGTTCAGCCTGTGGCAGATGCCGCATTCCTACGCCATCGCGATCTTCCGCTTCAACGACTACCTGGCGGCCTCGATTCCGGTGCTGCCGGTCAAGCGCGGCATCCGCGTGGCCAAGAAGCACATCCTGCTCTACATCCTGGCCTTCCTGGTGGCGACCTTGATGCTGACCTTCAGCGGCTACGCCGGCATGAGCTACCTCGCCGTCGCCGCCGCCATGGGCATGTACTGGCTGTACATGGCCTGGACCGGCTATAAGGCGGTGGATGACACGGTCTGGGCACGCAAGCTGTTCGTGTTCTCGATCCTCACCATCACCGCCCTGAGCGTCATGATGTCCCTGGACTTCAAAGTGCCGAGTGAGCTGTTGCTGACGTACGCGCCTTAA
- a CDS encoding cytochrome o ubiquinol oxidase subunit III, whose amino-acid sequence MSNLVTTVGHAHGHDHGHDDHHHDSGEMTVFGFWLYLMTDCILFASIFAAYAVLVNNVAGGPSGHDIFELPYVLGETALLLFSSITYGFAMLALFKGKKSQVLGWLGMTFLFGAGFIGMEINEFHILIAEGYGPSRSGFLSGFFTLVGTHGLHVTSGLIWMAIMMYQVHKNGLTATNKTRLSCLSLFWHFLDVVWICVFTGVYLMGTL is encoded by the coding sequence ATGTCGAACTTAGTGACCACTGTTGGACACGCCCATGGTCATGACCATGGGCACGATGACCATCACCACGACTCGGGCGAGATGACCGTATTCGGTTTCTGGCTCTACCTGATGACCGACTGCATTCTGTTTGCGTCGATCTTCGCGGCCTACGCGGTGCTGGTTAACAACGTCGCCGGTGGCCCGTCGGGCCACGACATCTTCGAACTGCCGTACGTACTGGGCGAAACCGCGCTGCTGCTGTTCAGTTCGATCACCTACGGCTTCGCCATGCTGGCGTTGTTCAAAGGCAAGAAGAGCCAGGTGCTGGGCTGGTTGGGCATGACCTTCCTGTTCGGTGCCGGCTTTATCGGCATGGAGATCAACGAGTTCCATATCCTGATCGCCGAAGGCTACGGCCCTAGCCGCAGCGGCTTCCTGTCCGGGTTCTTCACCCTGGTCGGCACCCACGGTCTGCACGTGACCAGCGGCCTGATCTGGATGGCGATCATGATGTACCAGGTCCACAAAAACGGCCTGACCGCTACCAACAAGACACGCCTGAGCTGCCTGAGCCTGTTCTGGCACTTCCTGGACGTGGTGTGGATCTGCGTATTCACCGGTGTTTATCTGATGGGGACCCTGTAA